The Exiguobacterium aurantiacum DSM 6208 genome includes a window with the following:
- a CDS encoding isoprenyl transferase encodes MFKWMNPTTKTEAELSIPEHVAIIMDGNGRWAKKRGLPRIMGHREGMKSVRESVRTAQELGIKSLTLYAFSTENWTRPEEEVNFLMKLPKQFLETDLKELDEQNVRVLVAGDVTRLPRGTREAVDEARTRTATNTGLDLVFALNYGGRDELVQAMRLIAEDVAAGRIQPEQIDDVMIGERLMTNMQDVDLIIRTSGEQRLSNFLLWQGAYAELHFTDVLWPEFKRDHFMEAIEAYNMRTRRFGGVT; translated from the coding sequence ATGTTTAAATGGATGAATCCGACCACGAAGACCGAGGCGGAATTGAGCATCCCTGAACACGTCGCCATCATCATGGACGGCAACGGCCGTTGGGCGAAGAAACGTGGGCTCCCGCGCATCATGGGTCACCGGGAAGGGATGAAATCGGTCCGGGAATCAGTCCGGACGGCTCAAGAACTCGGGATCAAGTCGTTGACACTTTACGCGTTCTCGACAGAGAATTGGACCCGTCCAGAAGAAGAAGTCAACTTCTTAATGAAGTTGCCGAAGCAGTTTTTGGAGACGGACTTAAAAGAGCTCGATGAGCAAAATGTCCGTGTCCTCGTCGCAGGAGACGTGACGAGATTGCCCCGGGGCACACGTGAGGCGGTCGACGAGGCCCGGACCCGGACGGCGACGAACACAGGGCTAGACCTCGTCTTCGCCTTGAACTACGGTGGCCGTGACGAACTCGTCCAAGCGATGCGACTGATCGCCGAAGATGTGGCGGCTGGACGAATCCAGCCTGAACAGATCGATGATGTGATGATCGGGGAACGGCTCATGACGAATATGCAAGACGTGGACTTGATCATTCGTACGAGCGGTGAACAGCGCCTGTCGAACTTCTTACTATGGCAAGGGGCATATGCCGAGCTACACTTTACAGACGTGTTGTGGCCAGAGTTCAAACGTGATCACTTCATGGAAGCAATTGAAGCGTACAATATGCGGACGCGCCGGTTTGGTGGTGTGACATGA
- the rpsB gene encoding 30S ribosomal protein S2, translated as MAVISMKQLLEAGVHFGHQTRRWNPKMAKYIFTERNGIYIIDLQKTVKKVDEAYNFVRELAAEGGNVLFVGTKKQAQDTIKEEALRSGMYFINERWLGGTLTNFSTIKKRINRLKQLEKMEADGTFEVLPKKEVIILKKEMTRLEKFLGGIKDMPGVPDALFIVDPRKERIAIAEAHKLNIPIVAIVDTNCDPDEIDYVIPANDDAIRAVKLLTSKMADAIIEAKQGEEEVAEEAVAPEAEATEAE; from the coding sequence ATGGCAGTAATTTCAATGAAACAATTGCTCGAAGCAGGTGTCCACTTCGGTCACCAAACACGCCGTTGGAACCCAAAAATGGCGAAATACATCTTCACGGAGCGTAACGGGATCTACATCATCGACCTTCAAAAGACGGTCAAAAAAGTAGACGAAGCTTACAACTTCGTTCGTGAACTCGCGGCAGAAGGCGGAAACGTCCTCTTCGTAGGTACGAAAAAACAAGCTCAAGACACGATCAAAGAAGAAGCACTCCGTTCAGGTATGTACTTCATCAACGAGCGTTGGTTGGGTGGAACACTCACAAACTTCTCAACAATCAAAAAGCGTATCAACCGCTTGAAGCAACTTGAGAAAATGGAAGCAGACGGCACGTTCGAAGTACTTCCTAAGAAAGAAGTCATCATCTTGAAAAAAGAAATGACACGTCTTGAGAAGTTCCTCGGCGGAATCAAAGATATGCCAGGCGTTCCAGATGCACTCTTCATCGTTGACCCACGCAAAGAGCGTATCGCGATTGCAGAAGCTCACAAATTGAACATCCCAATCGTTGCGATTGTCGATACAAACTGTGATCCAGACGAGATCGACTACGTCATCCCAGCGAACGACGATGCGATTCGTGCGGTTAAATTGCTCACTTCGAAGATGGCAGATGCAATCATCGAAGCGAAACAAGGCGAAGAAGAAGTTGCTGAAGAAGCTGTAGCACCTGAAGCAGAAGCTACAGAAGCTGAGTAA
- the pyrH gene encoding UMP kinase, giving the protein MEPKYKRIVLKLSGEALAGNQGYGIDPSIVNSISGQIKELVEMGVEVAVVVGAGNIWRGKTGSELGMDRANADYMGMLATVLNSLALQDSLESHDVQTRVQTSIEMRQVAEPYIRRRAMRHLEKGRVVIFAAGTGNPYFSTDTTAALRAAEIEADVILMGKNNVDGVYSADPKHDPEAVKYETLTYLDVLKDGLQVMDSTATSLCMDNHIPLIVFSLLEEGNIKRVVLGEHIGTVVGGINS; this is encoded by the coding sequence ATGGAACCGAAATATAAGAGAATTGTGTTAAAATTGAGTGGAGAAGCGCTCGCAGGTAATCAAGGGTACGGCATCGATCCATCGATCGTCAACTCGATTTCTGGACAAATTAAAGAACTCGTGGAAATGGGTGTAGAAGTCGCCGTCGTCGTTGGCGCCGGCAACATCTGGCGCGGGAAAACCGGTAGCGAACTCGGTATGGACCGGGCGAACGCCGATTATATGGGCATGCTCGCGACAGTCCTTAACTCACTCGCCCTTCAAGACAGCCTTGAATCACACGACGTCCAAACACGCGTCCAAACATCGATTGAAATGCGCCAAGTCGCGGAACCGTACATCCGTCGTCGTGCAATGCGTCACCTTGAAAAAGGACGTGTCGTCATCTTCGCGGCCGGAACGGGCAACCCGTATTTCTCGACAGACACGACAGCGGCACTTCGGGCAGCCGAAATTGAAGCTGACGTCATCCTGATGGGGAAAAACAACGTGGACGGCGTCTATTCTGCCGACCCGAAACACGACCCGGAAGCGGTGAAGTACGAGACGCTCACGTACTTGGACGTACTCAAAGACGGTCTCCAAGTCATGGACTCGACGGCGACATCACTCTGTATGGACAATCATATTCCACTAATTGTATTCTCATTGCTTGAAGAAGGAAACATTAAACGTGTCGTACTCGGGGAACATATCGGGACGGTAGTAGGAGGAATCAATTCATGA
- the tsf gene encoding translation elongation factor Ts, which translates to MAVTAAMVKELREKTGAGMLDCKKALTETNGDMQAAVDFLREKGIAKAAAKGDRIAAEGLTAVAVDGNKATLVEVNSETDFVAKNEKFQTLVSDVANAVLASGAATVEEALASEFVAGKTLETHIQEEASTIGEKISLRRIAVLEKADNAVFGTYLHMGGRIGSVVIIDGTTDETVAKDVAMHVAAARPLYATRDEVSAEEADREKKVLTEQALNEGKPANIVEKMIAGRMNKYFEEICLVDQTFVKDADFKVGKYVESKGGRVNSFVRFEVGEGMEKREENFAEEVMNQLKK; encoded by the coding sequence ATGGCAGTTACAGCAGCAATGGTAAAAGAACTTCGTGAAAAAACAGGCGCAGGTATGCTCGATTGCAAAAAAGCACTCACTGAAACAAACGGTGACATGCAAGCGGCAGTCGACTTCCTTCGTGAAAAAGGGATCGCAAAAGCAGCAGCTAAAGGCGATCGCATCGCAGCAGAAGGTTTGACGGCAGTAGCGGTTGACGGCAACAAAGCTACACTCGTCGAAGTGAACTCAGAAACAGACTTCGTTGCGAAAAACGAGAAGTTCCAAACGCTCGTTTCCGACGTTGCGAACGCAGTCCTCGCTTCAGGCGCAGCGACAGTGGAAGAAGCACTCGCTTCTGAATTCGTAGCAGGTAAGACGCTCGAGACACACATTCAAGAAGAAGCATCGACAATCGGAGAGAAAATCTCACTTCGTCGTATCGCAGTCCTTGAAAAAGCGGACAACGCTGTGTTCGGCACATACCTCCACATGGGCGGACGCATCGGTTCGGTCGTCATCATCGACGGCACGACAGACGAGACAGTTGCGAAAGACGTTGCGATGCACGTAGCAGCAGCACGTCCACTTTACGCGACACGCGACGAAGTTTCTGCTGAAGAAGCTGACCGCGAGAAGAAAGTCTTGACTGAACAAGCACTCAACGAAGGCAAGCCAGCGAACATCGTCGAGAAGATGATCGCAGGACGCATGAACAAGTACTTCGAGGAAATCTGCCTCGTTGACCAAACATTCGTCAAAGATGCTGACTTCAAAGTTGGGAAATATGTAGAGTCTAAAGGCGGCCGTGTCAACTCGTTCGTACGTTTCGAAGTCGGCGAAGGCATGGAAAAACGCGAAGAAAACTTTGCTGAAGAAGTTATGAACCAACTTAAAAAATAA
- the rseP gene encoding RIP metalloprotease RseP, whose translation MTTFIAIVLMFGVLISVHEWGHLVMAKRAGILCHEFAIGFGPKILSFRKNETLYTIRLLPIGGYVKMAGEDFEPIEVKAGQHVGLRLTKTGTVDRVYFQPDEATDIHVVGTVDKFDSIRELKVQLLVDEEVRVYELERETLLVDQGMEIQIAPYDRTFGAQSVWKRVLAIAAGPAMNFVLAFILLVVVGLVQGTPTDDGQIGTVQPESAAAAAGLMAGDEIVSIEGNELDNWAELRAALADRADVPTEVTYVRDGTEQTVTLTPQPLEQNGETVGILGVTNALERSPTKAFTTGAETTWTMSTLIFSAVGDLVTGQVGVDQLAGPVGIVRMTDEVAASGLIMLLNWTALLSVNLAIFNLLPLPALDGGRLIFLIFEAVRGRPIDPKKEGFVHFIGFALLMLLMLIVTWNDIQSFFK comes from the coding sequence ATGACGACTTTTATCGCCATCGTTTTGATGTTTGGGGTACTCATTTCAGTCCATGAATGGGGCCACCTCGTCATGGCGAAACGGGCAGGGATTCTCTGTCATGAATTTGCAATCGGCTTCGGGCCGAAAATTCTGTCTTTTAGAAAGAATGAGACGCTCTACACGATTCGGCTTTTGCCGATCGGCGGATACGTCAAAATGGCAGGAGAAGATTTTGAACCGATCGAAGTGAAAGCGGGTCAACACGTTGGTTTGCGTTTGACGAAGACAGGTACGGTCGACCGTGTCTATTTTCAGCCAGACGAGGCGACAGACATTCATGTCGTCGGGACTGTTGATAAATTTGATTCGATTCGTGAGTTGAAAGTGCAACTGCTCGTCGATGAAGAGGTTCGGGTTTACGAGCTCGAACGAGAGACACTCCTTGTCGACCAAGGCATGGAAATTCAAATCGCACCTTACGACCGGACGTTCGGGGCCCAATCGGTGTGGAAACGTGTGCTCGCCATCGCGGCCGGCCCGGCGATGAACTTCGTCCTTGCCTTCATCTTGTTAGTCGTCGTCGGCCTCGTCCAAGGGACACCGACGGATGACGGACAAATCGGGACGGTCCAACCGGAATCAGCTGCGGCTGCGGCCGGGCTCATGGCGGGAGATGAAATTGTTTCAATCGAAGGAAACGAACTCGACAATTGGGCGGAATTACGCGCCGCGCTCGCGGACCGGGCTGACGTGCCGACAGAAGTGACGTACGTCCGTGACGGTACAGAACAGACGGTCACGCTCACGCCGCAACCGCTTGAACAAAACGGGGAGACGGTCGGGATCTTAGGGGTCACGAACGCGCTTGAACGGTCGCCGACGAAAGCGTTCACGACCGGTGCCGAGACGACGTGGACGATGTCGACGCTCATCTTTTCTGCCGTCGGAGACCTCGTGACGGGTCAAGTTGGTGTCGATCAACTGGCCGGACCGGTCGGGATCGTCCGCATGACGGACGAAGTCGCGGCGAGCGGGCTCATCATGCTCCTCAACTGGACGGCACTCCTTTCCGTCAACTTGGCCATTTTCAACTTGTTGCCGCTCCCGGCCCTCGACGGAGGAAGACTGATCTTCCTCATCTTCGAAGCTGTACGCGGCCGGCCGATCGATCCGAAGAAAGAAGGCTTTGTGCATTTCATCGGCTTCGCACTGTTGATGCTGTTGATGCTCATCGTCACGTGGAACGATATCCAATCATTTTTCAAATAG
- the dxr gene encoding 1-deoxy-D-xylulose-5-phosphate reductoisomerase gives MMRISLLGATGSIGVQTCDVIEQHPDLFELEAYAFGTNIEVAEEWINRLRPKYVSAKNIEVLEQLKPRLTYEPLFFIGLEGLIECATAERADVVVTAVVGAVGLEPTLAAIKAGKDIALANKETLVTAGHLVMAAVKEYGVNLLPVDSEHSAIYQCLNGERREDVAKIILTASGGSFRDKTREELVDVTVEQALNHPNWSMGAKITIDSATMFNKGLEVIEAHWLFDIDYNDIEVVLHRESIIHSMVEFKDAAVMAQLGNPDMRGPILYALSAPKRLEIEGNKRLNLREIGTLHFAEADFVRYPALRLAFDAGRAGGSMPTVLNAANEAAVERFLNGEIAFLDIERLVEAAMEAHAVIEEPTLEQILQVDQAVREQIQQGK, from the coding sequence ATGATGCGAATCAGCTTACTCGGGGCGACTGGCTCGATCGGCGTACAGACGTGCGACGTGATCGAGCAGCACCCCGACTTGTTTGAACTTGAGGCATATGCGTTCGGAACGAATATCGAGGTAGCCGAAGAATGGATCAACCGCCTTCGTCCGAAATACGTGTCGGCCAAAAATATCGAAGTGCTCGAACAACTCAAACCACGCCTTACATACGAACCACTCTTTTTCATCGGACTGGAAGGGTTGATCGAATGTGCGACGGCGGAACGGGCTGATGTGGTCGTCACCGCAGTCGTCGGAGCGGTCGGACTTGAACCGACGCTCGCTGCGATCAAAGCCGGCAAAGATATCGCGCTCGCGAACAAAGAGACGCTCGTGACGGCAGGGCATCTCGTCATGGCCGCCGTCAAAGAGTACGGTGTCAACTTGCTTCCGGTCGATAGTGAACATTCGGCCATCTATCAATGCCTGAACGGGGAACGCCGCGAAGATGTCGCGAAGATCATCTTGACGGCATCAGGTGGTAGCTTCCGCGACAAAACGCGGGAAGAGTTGGTTGATGTGACCGTCGAACAGGCGCTCAATCACCCAAACTGGTCGATGGGGGCAAAGATCACGATCGACTCGGCGACGATGTTCAATAAAGGACTCGAAGTCATCGAGGCGCACTGGTTGTTCGATATCGATTATAATGATATTGAAGTGGTGCTCCATCGCGAGTCAATCATTCATTCGATGGTCGAGTTTAAAGACGCTGCCGTCATGGCACAACTGGGCAACCCGGATATGCGCGGACCGATCCTTTACGCGTTATCTGCACCGAAACGGCTTGAAATCGAAGGGAACAAGCGGTTAAACTTGAGAGAAATCGGGACGCTCCATTTCGCGGAAGCGGATTTTGTACGCTATCCCGCGCTCCGGCTCGCCTTTGATGCCGGACGTGCCGGCGGTTCGATGCCGACGGTGCTCAACGCGGCGAACGAAGCGGCTGTCGAGCGGTTCTTGAACGGAGAAATCGCGTTTTTAGATATCGAACGGCTCGTCGAAGCAGCGATGGAAGCCCATGCAGTGATTGAAGAACCGACACTTGAGCAAATATTACAAGTCGACCAGGCGGTTCGTGAACAGATTCAGCAAGGAAAGTGA
- a CDS encoding phosphatidate cytidylyltransferase, which yields MKTRIITGLWAGAIFVTLIALGGSPFVILMGVLALIGLSEFTLMRKHKLTAFPFLVTVLLVAFPFVMMLLERQMDMSDLPMSVNQWMILGLTLLLFWTVVTKNRFTYEDASFYFVSAVYLVIGFSSFALVRLSDDGLSKVLLVLFIIWATDSGAYFTGKAIGKTKLWPSISPNKTIEGAVGGIVSAIITGLVFILVDPILPFIEVVILAIVVAVVGQLGDLVQSAYKRHYGVKDSGHLLPGHGGILDRFDSMIAVFTVIWIFNLL from the coding sequence ATGAAAACAAGAATCATAACCGGTCTTTGGGCCGGAGCGATTTTCGTGACGTTGATTGCCCTTGGCGGCAGTCCGTTCGTCATCTTGATGGGTGTGCTCGCCTTGATCGGGTTGAGCGAGTTCACGTTGATGAGGAAGCACAAATTGACCGCGTTCCCGTTTCTCGTGACCGTGCTTCTCGTCGCGTTCCCGTTCGTGATGATGCTGCTCGAACGTCAAATGGACATGAGCGACTTGCCGATGTCGGTCAACCAATGGATGATTTTAGGTTTAACGTTGCTGCTTTTCTGGACGGTCGTCACGAAAAACCGTTTCACATATGAAGACGCCAGCTTCTACTTCGTCTCGGCTGTGTACCTCGTCATCGGCTTCTCAAGTTTTGCTCTCGTCCGTCTCTCAGACGACGGGCTTAGTAAAGTACTCCTCGTGCTCTTTATCATTTGGGCGACCGACTCAGGTGCCTACTTCACTGGAAAAGCGATCGGGAAGACGAAACTATGGCCGTCGATCAGTCCGAACAAGACGATCGAAGGAGCGGTCGGTGGTATCGTGTCGGCCATCATCACTGGTCTGGTGTTTATTTTAGTCGATCCAATCTTACCGTTTATAGAAGTCGTCATCCTCGCCATCGTCGTCGCAGTCGTCGGCCAGCTCGGAGATTTGGTACAATCGGCATATAAACGTCATTATGGTGTGAAAGACTCGGGTCATTTATTGCCTGGCCACGGTGGGATTTTGGACCGGTTCGACAGTATGATCGCGGTGTTCACGGTCATTTGGATTTTCAATTTGTTATAA
- the frr gene encoding ribosome recycling factor has protein sequence MSVNEVLKTAEEKMEKAHAALKRDFGTLRTGRASASILDPVQVDYYGVPTPLNQVANINTPEARLLLIQPWDKSLVSEVEKAIQKADLGLSPSSDGTVIRLAIPALTEERRKELVKITKKYAEEAKVAVRNVRRDANENLKKLEKDGDLTEDDLRGYADDVQTLTDSYIKKIDESAAVKEKEIMEV, from the coding sequence ATGAGTGTAAATGAAGTGTTGAAAACTGCTGAAGAAAAAATGGAGAAAGCCCATGCCGCGCTTAAACGCGACTTCGGGACGCTTCGCACAGGTCGCGCGAGCGCATCGATTTTGGACCCGGTCCAAGTCGATTACTACGGTGTGCCGACGCCACTCAACCAAGTGGCGAACATCAACACCCCAGAAGCGCGCCTTCTCTTGATTCAACCGTGGGACAAATCACTCGTCTCGGAAGTTGAGAAAGCGATTCAAAAAGCGGACCTCGGTTTGTCACCATCGTCTGACGGTACGGTCATCCGTCTCGCCATCCCAGCTTTAACGGAAGAGCGCCGCAAAGAACTCGTTAAAATCACGAAGAAGTATGCGGAAGAAGCGAAAGTAGCGGTCCGTAACGTCCGCCGTGACGCCAACGAGAACTTGAAGAAACTCGAAAAAGACGGTGATTTGACGGAAGACGATCTTCGCGGCTATGCGGACGACGTCCAAACGTTAACGGATTCTTACATCAAAAAGATTGATGAATCTGCAGCGGTCAAAGAAAAAGAAATCATGGAAGTGTAA